The following are from one region of the Methanoculleus caldifontis genome:
- the gatC gene encoding Asp-tRNA(Asn)/Glu-tRNA(Gln) amidotransferase subunit GatC, whose product MVTESDIEHIAELADIGISKDEVPEFTTQFNAILDYFDVLDAVEGESAPAAGITNVFREDEPRPCLSQEEALANAGSTEDGFIKAPRVM is encoded by the coding sequence ATGGTAACTGAGAGCGATATTGAGCATATAGCAGAGCTTGCGGATATCGGCATATCGAAAGACGAGGTGCCGGAGTTCACCACCCAGTTCAACGCGATCCTCGACTACTTCGACGTCCTCGACGCCGTAGAGGGCGAAAGCGCCCCGGCGGCGGGGATCACGAATGTCTTCCGCGAGGACGAGCCCCGCCCCTGCCTCTCGCAGGAGGAGGCTCTCGCAAACGCGGGATCTACCGAGGACGGGTTCATCAAGGCGCCGAGGGTGATGTGA
- a CDS encoding asparagine synthase C-terminal domain-containing protein produces the protein MNLRGWIERDGVRLSPAEAERMLSEEPQALARCGGEFLLAHDDCIARDAFGIMPGPVPPGTVFCSGREVARIAPDPAPCSLEEAIVTAVGLRSDEGVTAFSGGVDSGLVAALARLPCVTVGIEGSHDARWAAAAARTMGLDLTIVSPTEEEIAEALTQVVRVIPDPTNPVEASIATTMYFAAAWAGEQGHTRILAGQGADELFGGYARYLSSPDLAAELERDFADLGRQGTRDQAVAALHGTYLSMPYLDVRVVRAARSIPAAERVRGGVRKYPLRMVAQEYIPAEIARAEKKAMQYGSGIWRTIQHLSRKNGYKKSVQGYLTEISRAEHGN, from the coding sequence ATGAACCTGAGAGGCTGGATAGAACGTGATGGGGTGCGGCTTTCGCCGGCCGAGGCGGAGCGGATGCTCTCCGAGGAGCCGCAGGCTCTCGCCCGGTGCGGCGGGGAGTTCCTGCTCGCCCATGACGACTGCATCGCCCGCGACGCTTTCGGGATCATGCCCGGTCCGGTCCCGCCGGGAACAGTCTTTTGCAGCGGCCGGGAGGTGGCTCGCATAGCTCCCGACCCGGCCCCCTGCAGCCTTGAGGAGGCGATCGTCACCGCGGTAGGTCTCCGGAGCGACGAGGGAGTGACGGCGTTCTCCGGTGGCGTGGACTCGGGCCTTGTCGCCGCGCTCGCCCGCCTTCCCTGCGTGACGGTGGGGATCGAGGGATCGCACGACGCCCGGTGGGCCGCCGCGGCCGCCCGGACGATGGGGCTTGACCTCACGATCGTCTCCCCGACCGAAGAGGAGATCGCCGAGGCCCTCACACAGGTGGTCCGGGTCATCCCCGACCCGACGAACCCGGTCGAGGCCTCGATTGCGACGACCATGTACTTCGCCGCCGCCTGGGCGGGGGAGCAGGGGCACACCCGGATCCTCGCCGGGCAGGGAGCCGACGAACTCTTCGGCGGCTACGCCCGCTACCTCTCGTCCCCGGACCTCGCGGCGGAGCTCGAGCGGGACTTTGCGGACCTCGGCCGCCAGGGGACGCGGGACCAGGCGGTGGCGGCGCTCCACGGCACGTACCTCTCGATGCCGTATCTCGACGTCAGGGTGGTGCGCGCCGCGCGATCGATCCCGGCCGCCGAGAGAGTGCGCGGCGGGGTGCGGAAGTACCCCCTGCGGATGGTTGCACAGGAATATATTCCCGCCGAAATCGCACGGGCGGAGAAGAAAGCAATGCAGTACGGGAGCGGAATATGGCGGACAATACAGCACCTCTCTCGTAAAAACGGTTATAAAAAGTCGGTACAAGGGTACTTAACGGAGATCAGTAGGGCTGAACATGGTAACTGA
- a CDS encoding winged helix-turn-helix domain-containing protein, translated as MSGRRTAFEIYWEILVFCRTPQSFTGIINRCDLNSKTGQEYIGFLVEKGYLVGVAEGDKTRYVSTEKAGEYIALFGSLYRKLFDTAPRFKL; from the coding sequence ATGAGCGGACGCAGGACGGCATTTGAGATCTACTGGGAGATCCTGGTCTTCTGCAGGACGCCGCAGTCGTTTACCGGCATCATCAACCGGTGTGACCTGAACTCAAAGACCGGCCAGGAGTACATCGGGTTTCTCGTGGAAAAAGGGTATCTCGTCGGAGTGGCCGAGGGGGATAAGACCCGGTACGTCTCCACCGAGAAGGCCGGGGAGTATATCGCGCTCTTCGGCTCGCTGTACCGGAAACTCTTCGATACCGCTCCCCGGTTTAAACTATGA
- the purB gene encoding adenylosuccinate lyase translates to MAIHPIDYRYGTPEMRAVWSEENRFRAIVTAEVALARAEAVHGMIPREDAETIASCAPEARLERAKEIEAEINHDMMAVVKAVTEVCGDSGRWIHYGATSNDILDTATALQVRESLALIEEKLGRLLCVLLARSAETKTLVCAGRTHGQIGVPTTYGLRFAIWASEVSRHIERLRQMRPRVVVGQLTGAVGTQAALGEAGIAIQETMMEFLGIRPVDVSNQIISRDRYAEYFMFLANVATTLDKIGLELRLMQRSEIGELAEAFGKKQVGSSTMPHKRNPIKSEQVCGLARIVRSAVEPALQNNVLWDERDLTNSSPERVLFPEASVLADHILKVMIGVMEGLEFNQENIRKNLMLLRGVNLAESVMIELTKRGMNRQEAHEVMRTTSMQALAEDRNLAEVLGERPEVTAFVTREELEALLDPDAYIGTAVLQVERLIEKLRPFCP, encoded by the coding sequence ATGGCAATCCATCCCATCGACTACCGGTACGGCACACCGGAGATGCGCGCCGTCTGGAGCGAAGAGAACCGGTTCCGGGCGATCGTCACGGCCGAAGTGGCGCTGGCCCGGGCCGAGGCGGTGCACGGGATGATCCCCCGCGAGGACGCGGAGACGATCGCATCCTGCGCGCCGGAGGCCCGCCTAGAGCGGGCAAAGGAGATCGAGGCCGAGATCAACCACGACATGATGGCGGTCGTCAAGGCCGTCACCGAGGTCTGCGGCGACTCGGGGCGGTGGATCCACTACGGGGCGACCTCGAACGACATCCTGGATACGGCGACCGCCCTGCAGGTCCGCGAGAGCCTCGCGCTCATCGAGGAGAAACTGGGCAGGCTCCTCTGTGTCCTTCTCGCCCGGAGCGCCGAGACGAAGACCCTCGTCTGCGCCGGCCGCACCCACGGGCAGATCGGTGTGCCCACCACCTACGGGCTGCGGTTCGCGATCTGGGCAAGCGAGGTCTCCCGGCACATCGAGCGGCTCCGCCAGATGCGCCCGCGGGTCGTCGTCGGGCAGCTTACCGGTGCCGTAGGCACCCAGGCAGCCCTCGGCGAAGCAGGGATCGCTATCCAGGAGACGATGATGGAGTTCCTCGGGATCCGGCCGGTGGACGTCTCGAACCAGATCATATCGCGGGACCGCTACGCGGAGTACTTCATGTTCCTTGCAAACGTCGCGACCACGCTCGACAAGATCGGGCTCGAACTCCGGCTGATGCAGCGCTCCGAGATCGGGGAGCTCGCGGAGGCGTTCGGGAAGAAGCAGGTCGGCTCGAGCACGATGCCCCACAAGAGGAACCCGATCAAGAGCGAGCAGGTCTGCGGGCTTGCCCGGATCGTCCGGTCCGCGGTCGAACCGGCGCTGCAGAACAACGTCCTCTGGGACGAGCGCGACCTGACGAACTCCTCGCCCGAGCGGGTGCTCTTCCCCGAGGCCTCGGTCCTCGCCGACCACATCCTGAAGGTGATGATCGGCGTGATGGAGGGGCTCGAGTTCAACCAGGAGAATATCCGGAAGAACCTGATGCTCCTCCGCGGGGTGAACCTCGCCGAGTCGGTGATGATCGAACTGACGAAGCGGGGCATGAACCGGCAGGAAGCCCACGAAGTGATGCGGACGACGAGCATGCAGGCCCTCGCCGAGGACCGGAACCTTGCCGAGGTGCTCGGCGAGCGACCGGAGGTCACGGCGTTCGTCACCCGCGAGGAACTCGAAGCCCTCCTCGACCCTGACGCCTACATCGGAACGGCGGTCCTGCAGGTGGAGCGCCTGATCGAGAAACTCAGGCCGTTCTGCCCATAA
- a CDS encoding mechanosensitive ion channel family protein: MQVNRQPPEEQEEKRATLRTVAVIVSSATATVIFLLMALAYPDIYLERIFYTSLTISLVYLLFLILESLTIRRIRDERERYSFRRTVSFLKIVVVGVILLRVWIDTNYIFVAYGIVGAGVAIALQDLFKNFVGGILIILSRTYQIGDRIEISETMGDVIDIGILTTRLLEIHARDVKGDQATGRIAIVPNGEILSSRVFNYTMDHTFVWDEISIPITYGSDWQRAVSLFLDIVRRETAVTVRQAEWEIERIGERYYLPKRDVEPSIYLTLTDNWITFNIRYVSEVRRKRAVKDELSRKLLVAIEAADDIIIATENIIVYEGGPIKVHDRPDSDGGYHDGTFKSG, translated from the coding sequence ATGCAGGTGAACCGACAGCCCCCGGAGGAGCAGGAAGAGAAGCGCGCGACGCTGAGGACTGTCGCCGTCATCGTGAGCTCCGCCACCGCCACAGTCATATTCTTGCTCATGGCGCTTGCCTACCCGGACATCTACCTCGAGCGCATCTTTTATACGTCCCTCACGATCAGCCTCGTCTACCTCCTCTTCCTCATCCTCGAGTCCCTCACTATCCGACGCATCCGGGACGAGCGGGAGCGCTATTCGTTCAGGAGAACGGTATCGTTCCTGAAGATCGTCGTTGTCGGGGTCATTCTCCTCCGTGTCTGGATCGATACCAACTACATCTTCGTCGCCTATGGAATTGTCGGCGCTGGGGTCGCCATCGCGCTCCAGGACCTCTTCAAAAACTTCGTCGGCGGGATCCTGATAATCCTCTCCCGCACCTACCAGATCGGGGATCGCATCGAGATCAGCGAGACCATGGGCGACGTGATCGATATCGGGATTCTCACGACAAGGCTCCTCGAGATTCACGCCCGCGACGTGAAAGGAGACCAGGCGACAGGCAGGATCGCCATCGTCCCGAACGGGGAGATACTATCGTCGCGAGTCTTCAACTACACGATGGACCATACCTTTGTCTGGGACGAGATCTCCATCCCCATCACCTACGGGTCGGACTGGCAGCGGGCCGTCTCTCTCTTCCTCGATATCGTTCGCCGGGAGACTGCGGTGACAGTCAGACAGGCCGAGTGGGAGATCGAGAGGATCGGCGAGCGTTACTACCTGCCGAAGAGGGACGTGGAGCCCTCCATCTACCTGACCCTCACCGACAATTGGATCACCTTCAATATCAGGTACGTGTCCGAAGTCCGGAGGAAGCGGGCCGTAAAAGACGAACTCTCCCGCAAACTCCTGGTTGCGATCGAAGCGGCCGACGATATCATCATCGCCACCGAGAATATCATTGTTTATGAGGGCGGGCCGATCAAGGTGCATGACCGGCCCGACAGTGATGGCGGATACCACGACGGCACCTTCAAGAGCGGGTGA
- the corA gene encoding magnesium/cobalt transporter CorA, with protein sequence MSRRDDQTAGRDADPARLIHPGTPGLRPVTVTILEYDTSHLRERSVTRRGEIPAPALPPAVTWIAVDGIHDAGVIRSIGDIVGIHPLTLEDISNNHQRPKIEDYGDYLYLAVRMLSADGIGGFRSEQVSLVLGKGYVISFQEEPGDAFERIRERLRAGAGRLRSEGADYLFYALLDAIVDGYFAVIEVFGERIEAVEEEVVADPDQETLQAIYVLKRSLIALRRSVWPLRDVVAELERGESSLVREPTLVYLRDVYDHTIEVAETVETYRETMSGTLDVYLSSQSSRMNEIMKILTIIATIFIPLTFIAGVYGMNFAYMPELRHPWGYPAAIASMVAVAGTMLLYFKKKGWI encoded by the coding sequence ATGAGCCGGCGCGACGACCAGACGGCGGGGCGGGATGCCGACCCGGCGAGGCTGATTCATCCCGGCACTCCCGGTCTACGGCCGGTCACCGTCACGATCCTCGAATACGACACCTCGCACCTCCGGGAGCGAAGCGTTACCCGGCGTGGGGAGATCCCGGCTCCCGCTCTCCCCCCGGCAGTCACCTGGATCGCCGTCGACGGCATCCACGATGCCGGGGTCATCCGGTCGATCGGGGACATCGTCGGGATCCATCCCCTGACGCTCGAAGATATCTCGAACAACCACCAGCGACCAAAGATCGAGGATTACGGCGACTACCTCTACCTCGCGGTCAGGATGCTCTCGGCCGACGGCATCGGGGGGTTCCGGAGCGAACAGGTCAGCCTTGTGCTCGGGAAGGGCTACGTCATATCCTTCCAGGAAGAGCCGGGCGACGCCTTCGAGCGCATCAGAGAGCGTCTGCGTGCCGGGGCCGGGCGGCTCCGGAGCGAGGGGGCGGACTACCTCTTCTACGCCCTGCTGGATGCGATCGTCGACGGTTATTTCGCCGTGATCGAGGTGTTCGGGGAACGCATCGAGGCGGTCGAGGAGGAGGTTGTCGCAGACCCCGACCAGGAAACCCTGCAGGCGATCTATGTCCTGAAACGATCCCTGATCGCCCTCCGCCGGTCGGTCTGGCCGCTCCGCGACGTGGTGGCGGAACTGGAGCGGGGCGAGTCGTCCCTGGTCCGGGAGCCGACGCTCGTCTACCTCCGTGACGTCTACGACCACACCATCGAGGTCGCCGAGACCGTAGAGACCTACCGCGAAACGATGTCGGGAACCCTCGACGTCTATCTCTCAAGCCAGAGCAGCAGGATGAACGAGATCATGAAGATCCTCACGATCATCGCCACCATCTTCATCCCGCTCACCTTCATCGCCGGGGTCTATGGCATGAACTTTGCATACATGCCGGAACTCAGGCACCCCTGGGGCTACCCGGCAGCGATCGCCTCGATGGTTGCCGTCGCGGGGACGATGCTCCTCTATTTCAAGAAGAAGGGGTGGATCTGA
- a CDS encoding DUF5654 family protein translates to MSFKTEVIEKIAALITAAFGLVAALAWNGAIQELFALLFGDQSTLVAMFVYAIVVTIVAVIAVILIGRAAAKAKREDEVAAR, encoded by the coding sequence ATGTCCTTCAAGACCGAGGTCATTGAAAAGATTGCAGCCCTCATCACAGCCGCATTCGGCCTGGTCGCCGCTCTCGCATGGAACGGGGCCATCCAGGAACTCTTCGCGCTCCTCTTCGGTGATCAGAGTACGCTCGTTGCAATGTTTGTGTACGCTATCGTCGTGACAATCGTCGCGGTGATCGCGGTGATCCTGATCGGCCGCGCCGCAGCAAAGGCGAAGAGAGAGGATGAGGTAGCAGCGCGGTGA
- a CDS encoding ATP-dependent DNA helicase, with product MDNLDGWFPYREYRPHQREMLDLAASVARDGGIAMIDAPTGSGKSSVVSALLAESRGRKVLVAVRTISQLATFMRELELVRKKRGGLKFAYLIGKSSMCPLGGEGDVYRRCEGVKAFSTALMRERAQKGSLVPANDRQIRQQIRKMDPEHPLICPYFIHGKSFVEPEDAGLKMIPSAALRVRAERVSTEMIWPDQLAGFCGDICPYDTMMHAARDADVILVNFYHLFDDDIRAQLYLSLGIEGHDALLLIDEAHNCGDVVQSIESVTIEERDIVQAGHELAGRRRSQHQADAVAQVLPQIARFMEALKASHEVEDWFEPAIFQKMILSGTLYRSVEEVVDDLLKISEGIREKNMQAGEFRESAIERLTEFFYRIFRSAADPAYLTVYRKADDGTVALEVRNIDPSTKLQDLARAHACCVLISGTLSPIESYRRYYFGDLPVTTISLPNSFPPENRRVFCANDITTAYSMRRDRENLARTEDYITTFAALPGNLAIYFPSYDLLNTFAERCAPRIRKKQVYVEPKETGTAAAMLREFMALPGTGRSGVLFAVCGGKWSEGLDYRGEMLSGALVIGLPLAPFNRVRKMVISYFRMKFGEEGEFISYTLPAINRALQALGRVLRTPEDRGMLVVGERRFLEPRVHAGLPPWMQAEMSVCTVEEFKKEAGRWRS from the coding sequence ATGGATAACCTCGACGGCTGGTTCCCGTACCGGGAGTACCGGCCCCACCAGCGGGAGATGCTTGACCTGGCCGCATCCGTCGCCCGCGACGGCGGCATCGCCATGATCGATGCGCCGACCGGAAGCGGCAAGTCGAGCGTGGTCTCCGCGCTCCTCGCGGAGAGCCGGGGACGCAAAGTGCTCGTCGCAGTCCGCACCATCAGCCAGCTCGCCACGTTCATGCGCGAGCTCGAGCTCGTCCGGAAGAAGCGCGGCGGCCTGAAGTTCGCCTACCTCATCGGCAAATCCAGCATGTGCCCGCTCGGCGGCGAAGGGGACGTCTACCGCCGGTGCGAGGGCGTCAAGGCTTTCTCGACTGCGCTTATGCGGGAGCGGGCGCAGAAGGGATCGCTCGTCCCGGCAAACGACCGCCAGATCCGGCAGCAGATCCGGAAGATGGACCCGGAACACCCGCTCATCTGCCCCTACTTCATCCACGGCAAGTCCTTCGTGGAGCCCGAGGACGCAGGGTTGAAGATGATCCCGTCGGCGGCCCTGCGCGTCCGTGCCGAGCGGGTGAGCACCGAGATGATCTGGCCCGACCAGCTCGCCGGGTTCTGCGGCGACATCTGCCCCTACGACACGATGATGCACGCCGCGCGGGACGCCGACGTCATCCTGGTGAACTTCTACCACCTCTTCGACGACGACATCCGGGCTCAGCTCTACCTATCGCTCGGCATCGAGGGGCACGACGCCCTGTTGCTCATCGACGAGGCCCACAACTGCGGCGACGTCGTCCAGAGCATCGAGAGCGTGACGATCGAGGAGCGCGATATCGTGCAGGCCGGGCACGAACTCGCCGGGCGGCGCCGGTCCCAGCACCAGGCCGACGCCGTCGCCCAGGTACTGCCGCAGATCGCCCGGTTCATGGAGGCGCTCAAAGCCTCCCACGAGGTCGAGGACTGGTTTGAACCCGCTATCTTCCAGAAGATGATCTTATCGGGCACGCTCTACCGGAGCGTGGAGGAGGTCGTGGATGACCTTCTCAAGATCAGCGAGGGGATCCGCGAGAAGAACATGCAGGCGGGTGAGTTCCGGGAGAGCGCCATCGAGCGGCTGACCGAGTTCTTCTACCGGATCTTCCGGTCGGCGGCCGACCCGGCATACCTGACGGTATACCGGAAAGCAGACGACGGCACCGTGGCGCTCGAGGTGAGGAACATCGACCCGAGCACCAAACTCCAGGACCTCGCCCGGGCCCACGCCTGCTGCGTCCTGATCTCCGGGACGCTCTCGCCCATCGAGAGCTACCGCCGCTACTACTTCGGCGACCTTCCCGTCACGACGATCTCGCTCCCGAACTCCTTCCCGCCGGAGAACCGGCGGGTCTTCTGCGCAAACGACATCACCACCGCCTACTCGATGCGCCGGGACAGAGAGAACCTCGCCCGGACCGAGGACTACATCACCACGTTCGCCGCCCTCCCCGGGAACCTCGCGATCTACTTCCCGTCCTACGACCTCTTAAACACCTTCGCGGAGCGTTGCGCCCCCCGGATCCGGAAGAAACAGGTCTACGTTGAGCCCAAGGAGACCGGCACCGCCGCCGCGATGCTCCGGGAGTTCATGGCCCTCCCGGGGACCGGCCGGTCGGGCGTCCTCTTTGCGGTCTGCGGGGGCAAGTGGAGCGAGGGCCTGGACTACCGGGGCGAGATGCTCTCGGGAGCGCTCGTCATCGGTCTCCCGCTTGCCCCGTTCAACCGCGTCCGCAAGATGGTGATCAGCTACTTCCGGATGAAGTTCGGCGAGGAGGGCGAGTTCATCAGCTACACCCTCCCGGCGATCAACCGCGCTCTCCAGGCGTTAGGAAGGGTCCTCCGGACACCGGAGGACCGGGGGATGCTCGTCGTCGGCGAACGGCGGTTCCTGGAGCCGCGGGTCCACGCCGGTCTCCCGCCGTGGATGCAGGCGGAGATGAGCGTATGCACCGTCGAAGAGTTCAAAAAGGAAGCCGGCCGATGGCGATCCTGA
- a CDS encoding methylated-DNA--[protein]-cysteine S-methyltransferase, with the protein MAILTGSCRFGLWHVHVAWQGDLVYQVRFAREGLDGPVPEEILRYCAGRPADLSTLESVATAGESTFARIYRAVRAVPCGETVTYGEVARLIGTAPRAVGSAMAKNPTPIVVPCHRVVAKTDLGGFSPDLAIKEALLAMERRRRVCMPGDGRS; encoded by the coding sequence ATGGCGATCCTGACCGGGTCATGCCGGTTCGGCCTCTGGCACGTCCACGTCGCCTGGCAGGGCGATCTGGTCTACCAGGTGCGGTTCGCCCGCGAGGGCCTCGACGGTCCGGTCCCGGAAGAGATCCTCCGCTACTGCGCCGGCCGGCCGGCCGACCTCTCGACCCTCGAGAGTGTCGCAACCGCGGGGGAATCGACGTTCGCGAGGATTTACCGCGCCGTCCGTGCCGTCCCCTGCGGGGAGACCGTCACCTACGGCGAGGTCGCCCGGCTGATCGGGACGGCGCCCCGTGCGGTCGGGTCGGCGATGGCGAAGAACCCGACCCCGATCGTGGTGCCGTGCCACCGGGTCGTCGCAAAGACCGATCTTGGCGGATTCTCCCCCGATCTCGCGATCAAGGAGGCGCTTCTTGCCATGGAGCGCCGGCGAAGGGTCTGCATGCCGGGAGATGGGAGGAGTTAA
- a CDS encoding ketopantoate reductase family protein, protein MRIVVLGAGAVGLTVAAKLSRVADVHAVARKRHADAVRERGLLMTGIWGEGAYRFSCSEDLPDAWQDADYYIIAAKSTDTGAICRQFADAIRGREVMSLQNGIGNEEIIGEFTDRVIGAMIITGFEWRGDASVHVSVEAAPMRLGRYPSGVDDAVETLAALLREAGIRAEATAEIRTDIWSKTLYNCALNPLGAIANVPYGALTDPHAWAIVTAIVGETFRVAEAEGVLLPWETPEEYLAYLRSTQLPATAAHHSSMLQDLTRGRKTEIDFMNGAVAALAGKHGLEAPHNACIAELIRFRERL, encoded by the coding sequence ATGAGGATCGTGGTCCTGGGGGCGGGGGCGGTCGGCCTGACCGTCGCCGCAAAGTTGTCCCGTGTCGCGGATGTCCATGCCGTCGCGAGGAAGCGGCATGCGGACGCAGTGCGGGAACGGGGTCTCCTGATGACCGGCATATGGGGGGAAGGAGCCTACCGCTTCAGTTGCTCTGAGGACCTTCCCGATGCGTGGCAGGACGCCGATTACTATATCATCGCCGCAAAGTCTACCGATACCGGGGCCATCTGCCGCCAGTTTGCCGACGCCATCAGGGGGCGCGAGGTGATGAGCCTCCAGAACGGGATCGGAAACGAGGAGATTATCGGAGAGTTCACCGACCGGGTCATCGGCGCCATGATCATCACCGGGTTCGAGTGGCGGGGCGATGCCTCGGTCCATGTCTCGGTGGAGGCGGCGCCCATGAGACTGGGGAGGTATCCGTCGGGGGTGGACGATGCTGTCGAGACGCTCGCGGCCCTCCTCCGGGAGGCCGGTATCCGGGCGGAGGCGACTGCAGAGATCAGGACCGATATCTGGTCAAAAACCCTCTACAACTGCGCGTTGAACCCGCTCGGCGCCATCGCGAACGTCCCCTACGGCGCGCTCACCGATCCGCACGCCTGGGCGATCGTCACCGCGATCGTCGGGGAGACCTTCCGGGTGGCGGAGGCCGAGGGCGTTCTTCTCCCCTGGGAGACCCCGGAAGAGTACCTGGCGTACCTCCGCTCCACCCAGCTCCCGGCGACAGCCGCCCATCACTCATCGATGCTCCAGGACCTCACTCGCGGACGAAAGACCGAGATCGACTTCATGAACGGCGCGGTGGCTGCCCTTGCCGGGAAACATGGTCTCGAAGCACCCCATAATGCCTGCATCGCGGAACTGATCCGCTTCCGGGAGCGGCTATGA
- the mobA gene encoding molybdenum cofactor guanylyltransferase encodes MRSAIVLVGGAARRAGGREKYFFTFRGRTFIDRLIDTLREVVDEIVVVARDPEQCDRFGHFGEIRCIPDIRRHIGPIGGLHAGALAVHGEYVFVAACDMPCINPDVVRMLFDAADGYDAAIPGWNADMLEPLHAVYRRSALLGYLEEHESLSLRSMVRNLDARYVGVETIRRIDPELLTFTNINNLSDLEQIDPSAGHDLDDACGSDQGPS; translated from the coding sequence ATGCGATCTGCGATTGTCCTCGTCGGCGGGGCGGCACGCCGTGCCGGCGGACGGGAGAAGTACTTCTTCACCTTCCGGGGCCGGACGTTCATCGACCGCCTCATCGATACCCTGCGGGAGGTGGTGGACGAGATCGTGGTGGTCGCACGGGACCCTGAACAGTGCGATCGATTCGGCCACTTCGGGGAGATCCGGTGCATCCCCGATATCAGGAGGCATATCGGCCCCATCGGCGGGCTGCACGCGGGGGCGCTCGCGGTGCACGGCGAGTACGTCTTCGTCGCTGCCTGCGATATGCCCTGCATCAACCCCGATGTGGTGCGAATGCTCTTTGACGCCGCCGATGGCTACGATGCTGCTATTCCCGGCTGGAACGCCGATATGCTCGAGCCGCTCCACGCCGTTTACCGGCGAAGCGCACTGCTCGGCTACCTGGAGGAGCACGAGTCGCTCTCGCTCCGGTCGATGGTGAGGAACCTGGACGCCCGGTACGTGGGCGTGGAGACGATCCGCCGGATCGATCCGGAACTGCTGACGTTCACGAACATCAACAACTTAAGCGACCTGGAACAGATCGATCCTTCTGCCGGGCACGACCTCGACGATGCCTGCGGTTCTGATCAGGGGCCGTCGTAA
- a CDS encoding WD40 repeat domain-containing protein, protein MSSGEVTSTGSSAASPVDPGIVRAMSAGCRTRRLPAARIVVPLLLLCCLAPIVFGTASAAGEEYAPLWEKGMSGVVSSVAVTPDGSLIVAGAGTRVYLLDREGTVLWQMPAGSGVNGVAISPDGSHIGVAADKLYLYNREGDLIWTEKTGYVYWGVALSSNGTYVAAACDNGAVFIFDQDKKTLWDYDMGTDSYGIAISDNGRKIVVGCDNQGVYYLNSRDGESWSYGTGKAVKSVSLTPDGRFVVAGSLDRCVYLSTGEGEHLWKYPTENPVLGTALTNEANEVFAASGRTVHVIGRSGASLQKISIPGRAESVAVTPDGSLLLIGGGEGDRSLHLYTRDAALLESAGWEEETGSDETGGNVTAHAAPAGEEREPVAGPGAPVRDEERSAVSMVAGWVENVLSLLFKPQEGFIA, encoded by the coding sequence ATGTCTTCGGGGGAAGTGACTTCTACAGGTTCCAGCGCCGCCAGCCCGGTCGACCCCGGGATCGTGCGCGCCATGTCTGCCGGTTGCCGGACCCGGCGCCTCCCGGCCGCCCGGATCGTCGTGCCGCTCCTTCTGCTCTGTTGCCTTGCTCCAATCGTGTTCGGAACTGCCTCCGCCGCCGGCGAGGAGTACGCTCCTCTCTGGGAGAAAGGGATGAGCGGTGTCGTCAGCTCCGTTGCCGTCACCCCTGACGGCTCCCTGATCGTTGCCGGGGCCGGCACGAGGGTCTACCTCCTGGACCGGGAGGGAACCGTTCTCTGGCAGATGCCGGCCGGTTCCGGGGTGAACGGCGTGGCGATATCGCCGGACGGGTCGCATATCGGCGTCGCTGCGGACAAGCTCTACCTCTACAACCGTGAAGGAGACCTGATCTGGACCGAGAAGACGGGCTACGTCTACTGGGGCGTGGCACTCTCGTCAAACGGCACCTATGTTGCCGCAGCATGCGATAACGGCGCCGTCTTCATCTTCGATCAGGACAAGAAGACGCTCTGGGATTACGATATGGGAACCGACAGTTACGGCATCGCGATCTCGGATAACGGCCGGAAGATCGTGGTCGGGTGCGACAACCAGGGGGTCTACTACCTCAACAGCAGGGACGGTGAGTCCTGGAGTTACGGCACCGGGAAGGCCGTGAAGAGCGTCTCCCTCACTCCCGACGGGCGGTTCGTGGTTGCCGGGTCGCTTGACCGGTGCGTCTATCTCTCCACGGGGGAGGGCGAGCACCTCTGGAAGTACCCCACGGAGAACCCCGTCCTCGGGACGGCCCTGACCAACGAGGCGAACGAGGTCTTTGCCGCTTCGGGGAGGACGGTCCATGTCATCGGTCGGTCGGGGGCCAGCCTCCAGAAGATCTCGATCCCGGGACGTGCCGAATCGGTTGCCGTGACCCCCGACGGTTCGCTCCTTCTGATCGGGGGCGGCGAGGGCGACCGGTCCCTCCACCTCTACACCAGGGACGCGGCCCTGCTCGAGAGCGCGGGGTGGGAGGAGGAGACCGGATCGGACGAGACGGGAGGCAATGTGACCGCCCATGCAGCCCCCGCCGGCGAGGAGAGGGAACCGGTGGCAGGGCCGGGTGCTCCGGTGCGGGATGAGGAGCGCTCAGCCGTCTCCATGGTGGCCGGCTGGGTGGAGAACGTCCTCTCCCTCCTCTTCAAGCCCCAGGAAGGCTTCATCGCCTGA